In Exiguobacterium sp. 9-2, the genomic window ACGATGAAGATGGTGTCGCCCTCGTCGTCGAAAAGTTCATGATGGATGAAGAACCGACTATCTCAAGTCACTAAGTAACTCAAAAAAGCGTGTGTTCCGCATTCAACGGAACACACGCTTTTGATTTACGATAAACACCAGTCAATTGGCTCTCTTCCCTGCTCTTTCAGCCAAGCATTCGTTTGCGAATAAGGTTTGCTACCGAAAAATCCTCGGCTCGCTGATAAGGGACTTGGATGAACGGCCTCGAGAACAAGATGACGATTCGTATCAATCAGCACCTTTTTACTCTTCGCATGATTTCCCCATAGGATGAACACGATCGGTTGTGTCTGTGTTCCTAGGACTTCAATGACCCGATCCGTGAATGATGCCCAGCCTTTTTTAGCATGCGATCCCGCTTTTCCTTCTTCAACCGTGAGCGACGTATTCAGTAAAAAGACACCTTGTCGTGACCAAGCTTCGAGATTTCCGGATGTCGGAGCCGGACAACCGATATCCGCGACGAGTTCCTTATACATGTTTCGAAGGGACGGCGGGATCGGAACTCCGTCATGGACAGAAAAGCTGAGTCCGTTCGCTTGTCGTGGACCATGGTAGGGATCTTGTCCTAAAATGACGCACCGGACGTCTTCCGGTGCGACCGCATCAAACGCATGAAAGATCCGCTCTTTCGGAGGATAGACGGTCGTCGTTTGATAGGCTTCCTTCAAAAAAGCCCACAATTCCTGAAAATAAGGTTTTTCCTTTTCTTCTTTTAACACCGTTTGCCAAGATGGATGCACATGGATCCGCTCCTTTTTCAGTCTCAAGTCGCTGTTCGTACGTCTTGATTCTGCTATGATGGATGATGAGGTGGGAAACTATGATTCAGACAAAACAATTATTTGGACTACCATTCGTCGATGCGACACCTTCGCAATGGTATACCCATATTAAAACAATCTTACACGACCGCGGAAAAGCCTTTCTTGTCACGGCGAATCCTGAGCTCGTGTTGCGTGCATTGCGCGAACCTTCTTACGAAGCCATTTTACGGCAGGCGACGTTTATCACACCAGATGGAATTGGTGTGACCGCTGCCAGTAAACGAATGGGAGCGCCCCTCACTGCGACATTGCCAGGGATCGAGACGGCACGTGAACTATTGCGGACGGCAGATGCACTGAAGAAGCGTGTATTTTTGCTTGGTGGACGCCCGGAAGTTATGAAATCGTTGATCCATCAGTTATCGATTCGTTTTCCGAACATCCGCTTCGTCGGAACGTTTCACGGTTTTGGAAAGACAGAGGAAGCAACGCAAGCGATCGCAGAAGCACAAGCTGATCTTATCCTCGTCGCACTCGGTGCGCCAAAACAGGAGGAATGGATCGCTTCTGTTTATGATCAAGTCGATCACGGCATCTTCATCGGTGTCGGTGGTGCATTCGATGTCTGGTCCGGACATAGTAAGCGTGCTCCAAAATTATTCCGTCGCCTCAAGCTAGAGTGGCTCTATCGTATCTCGACGCATCCCCGCGGCTTTGAGAAATTAAAAGATTTGTTGCTCTTCCTGACGCTTGTGCTTCGCAAAAAATCAACGCTCTCTTAACTCAATACAAATACAAAAAGGCTCCCGACACGGCGGGAGCCTTTTTTACGCTTATCTTATGCGTTGACAGTCGAGAATGAACGACCGAGTTCTTTCGCTTTTGCGATTGCTGCTTCTTTGATTTCTTCTGCTTTTTCTGGGTTCATCGCCATACCTTCGATGAAGAGGGCATCGTAGTCTGTTACACCAGTGAAAGCAAGTGCTTGACGGAGGTAGTCATCACCGAAGTTAAGACCAGATCCTGTGTACACGCCACCTGTCGCTTGGATGTGGAGTGCTTTTTTGCCTTCCATCAAACCTTTAGGACCTTCTGCAGTGTAAGCGAATGTTTTACCTGCAAGAAGTACGCTGTCGATGTACATTTTGAGACGTGCTGGGAAAGAGAAGTTCCACATTGGTGTGACGAAGACATACTCATCTGCTTCCATGTATTGTTCGAGATGTTTTGTCATCGTACCAACTTTTGCGATCTCCACTTCTGTTAATTCTTCGCCTGTTGCGAATTTGCCCCATGCGCTTAACACGTCTGTGTCGATTTCTTGGACTGTTTCGTTATATAGGTCAAGAACTTCTACTTCAGCTGAAGGATTCGCTGCTTTATAGCTTTCGAGGAATGCTTCACCGACTTGAAGGCTGAAAGAGTGTTCTGTAGCTTTTGGGTTAACAGTTACATAAAGTAATTTAGTCATTATTATTTCTCCCTTTTATTTAAAGTAAATTCTGTAACTAAACATACCAACCACCTTTTCGTTTGTCAATTAGTTTGACTTCTGATTGTAGAAAAAAAGCTCAAGTCCGTGACTTGAGCCTTTTCCATCATATGAGTGCTAATCCTTATGCATTTTCGAGCGGCGTATAATGTTCGGCTCGTAAACCGATTCGTTTCAATTGATCAATCAACTGTTCCTTTTCCGACACTGACAAATCCTTGAACAAGTCTGCTAAAAAGGCTTCATGCTTCGGGAATGTCTCTTCCATCAGTTCGCGTCCAGCTTCCGTTAATGTTCCAAACGTGACACGACGATCCGTCGCACATGATTTTCGCGCAATCAATCCACGCTTTTCGAGTTTATCGACGACATACGTCACACTGCCGCTCGTTAACAGAATTTTATCACCGATCTGTTGTAAAGGCGTATCCCCTTTGTGGTAAAGCAATTCCAGGACTCCGAATTCCGATAAATTCAACTGATGTGTTTTGATGTCTGCCTTTACTTGCTCCGTCACCGCATGCATCGTCCGAGATAGAACAACGAGCATTTTTAATGCCAGCTTCGAGTCTGTCGATTCCATTTTACGTTCGCCCCTCTTTGTGTTGTATCGTCACAATCATAGACTTCTTTGTCTACTCGGTCAATTCTTGCTGAATTTTCTCAATCAATCCATTGCTCAAAAATAGTTCTTGCCGTGAAACGCGTTTCATACCCTATCGTCTTGATATACACTAAAAAGGAGGTAATCATCATGTCGATCCATACTCGGTTAACCCAGCTATTCAAGCGGAATGTTGCTTTTGAATGGGCGATTGAACAATTGCATACACCAGCAGGCTATTATTTGTGTCAACACACGTTGGTTGATCAATATCCTGATTTGTCTCCTCAAGAAAAAACACGACTGCTCTCAAAAATCAATGAATTGGCTGAACAGACATCTCCATTCTCGGCTCCCGTCTCCCGACAGGATTGGCGCCGACTTGAACAACGATTATCTCGCCAGACCTAAAGGAGGGATGCGCGATGACGAACATCCGAGACTTGGCACGTGAAGCAAACGTGTCCGTCACGACAGTCTCACGTGTACTAAATGATCACCCATACGTGGCGAACGAGAAGCGACAAGCTGTCCGAGAAGCGATAGTAAAACTTGGCTATATCCGTAATCAAACCGCTGTCCATCTTTCGACGGGCATGACGAAGACGGTCGGTGTCATGCTCCCATTCGTTGATCATCCATATCACGCCGCCATTCTCCAAGGCATCGCACAAGCGGCTTTTGACGCCAGTTATCGTTTCTTGACGTGGCAAACGAATTATTTGGAAACGCGTGAGCAACTCGCTCTTGATGCGCTAGCGCAACAGGAGATCGACGCACTCATCGTCGTGTCGCACAGCCTTCCGTTATCAGCGATTTTACCGTACGAACGCTATGGACCGATTGTCTTTTGTGAACACCACGAAGACGTCGCTGCTGTCTATATCGATCACTATACGGCCTTTCAACAGGGACTTGCACATCTACGACAACAAGGACATACAAGCATTGGTATTTGTCTCGGGCGCCCCGACAGTACGAATAGTTTGGCGCGTAAACATGCGTATCAAGAAGTTGTCAGTGACGCGTTCGTCTACGAACTGACATTGACGATCGAAGATGGTGCGAACGTCGCAAGGCGCTGGATGCAACAAAAACAACGACCGAGCGCCATCTTGACTGCCAGTGATCACGTTGCCGCGGGACTGATCTTGGAACTACGAAAACAAGGCTATCAGGTCCCGGGAGATCTCTCTGTCATTGGCTTTGATGGAAGTGAACTCGCTGAAGTCTTATCGATGACGACGATCGCGATTCCATATGCTACGATCGGACGACATGCTTTTCAGCTAACAGTTCGAAACGATATAAATATTCGTCCGCAAATCGAAGTACCGTCAACGTTCATTGCTGGAACGACCGTTCTTCCTTATACCTGAATCCATATAAAAAAGCGACGAGTTCATCGATTTGAATTCGTCGCTTCATTTCGTTTAAAGTGCCCCTGCTGCTACATACCGTGATCCCCAGTAGCCGCCACGGAACGATTCTTTGACAACTCTTCCATAATACGAGTTCGCATTGATCATCGTACTCCCATCGACAGCGATCCCAACGTGCTGAATGCCACTACCGTGTGTAAAGAAGACGAGATCCCCGGCACCAGGAGCTGTACGTTTCGTCGATGAATACTGAGCAGCTGCTGTGCGCGGAAGTGATTTTCCTAGTGCTTGATAGACGTAACGTGTAAATCCAGAGCAATCAAAGCTAACTGGACCCGTCGCGCCAAAAACATAAGGGCGTCCTTTAAGACCTTCCGCTACCGATACGATTGTTGATCCTGTTTTGCTCAATCCTTTTGTTGCTTTTGCATTGTATGCTTTCGTATACATCGAAGCGATATACGCTGTTTTTCCTTGATGACGAATTTGGTACCAATCTTTCACTTTTCCGCTCACTGCCACAGACTGTCCAAGTTTCAATTGACCGACTCGCTTACTCGATGCTGTCGCTTTCGCTCGGATATTTAACACATCCACGGAGATCGTGACTTTCTTACTCGTTGCGGCTTGTGTTGATGACGGAACGAGTGTCCAGCTACTGATTAGTAACGTTAAGGTTAGCAAAACGCGAGTGACAGTTTTCATCGATTCATTCTCCTCTTATGTATGAGTATAATATGCACTTGAATTGTCAGATAATTTCTGTTTTTATCCTATCACGTTCCAGATTTTCATCATGTTACAGTTATTTAACGCGAATTCTTTCTTGTAATACTTTTGTAACAAAATAAAAAAACAGATATGCTGAATGGCTTATTCTCGCCATTTCTGCATATCTGTCCGTTTTAGTGATTTAATCGTTTTTTCAAGAATCAATTGACTTCTTTTTTCGGAAACGTGCTAAGAATTCGTACACGATTGGAACGATAAGAAGTGTCAACAATGTCGAACTTGTAAGTCCACCGATGACCGTCACGCCTAATCCTTTTGAAATTAATGCGCCACCTTCGAGTCCAAGGGCGAGTGGTGCAAGGGCACCGATCGTCGCAAGGGCTGTCATCAAGATTGGACGTAAACGTGTACCTGCTGCATCGAGTAGTGCTTGACGCGTCGATAAACCTTCTGCTTCTTTATGAATGACACGGTCGATCAAGACGATCGCATTTGTCACGACGATCCCAATCAACATCAAGGCACCGATTAAGGACGATACAGAAATCGTCTCGCCTGTAATCAGAAGTGCAACGAGCCCACCGATGATTGCGAATGGAAGTGAGAACAAGATGACGAGTGGCGTCAATGCTCCTCCGAACGTAATGACAAGGACGAGATAGACGATGGCTACAGCTGCTGCCATTGCTAGACCGAGTTGTGTGAATGATTCTTGGATCTGTTCAGTAACTCCGCCTTGCTCATATGAGACACCCGTTGGACGATCGATATTCTTGACGGATTTTTCAATCGCTTGAGAAGCTTCTGTTGCTTTATCCGTTTTCAGTTCTGCTGTCACAGTAGCAACGAGTTTTCCATCGCGTTCGTTGAGTGAGTCAGGTGTCGTTCCTTTTTTCACTTCAACAAAATCGGACAGTTTACGAACACCAAGTGGTGTCACGACATCTGTCTCTTCCAAGTCTCGTATCGAATCATATGTCGTTTGTTCGTTTGGAACGATGACATCGAGTTCCTTCCCATCCACCTTAATAGTAGAAAGTGGTTTTTCCTCACCTTGGACATTCGCGATACCTTGTGCGAGTTGTGCTGTTGAAACACCGAACTCAGCCGCTTTTTGCTGATCGACTTCGAACGTATACTGCGTATAAGCTTCTTTTAAATCTGTCGTTACTTTTCGAACATATTTCGTTTCGCCTTCGATCGCATCGACGAATTTCGGTGTAACTTTTTCTAAATCTTCAATGTTATTCGCGAAGATCGAGTACGAGACACCTGACGACGCAGCTCCACCACTAAAGTCTTGCTCTTTCCATTCTCCTGTCGGAATGTCGGCATTCAACTGCTTGATTGCTGTCTGTTTAACATCTGCGAAATCTTCTGTGTCTGGATCATACTGGACGATAAAGACACCTTGTTTTGTATTCCCTGGGTTCAATGGATTTTCTCCACCGACGGTAAACTGAAGATTGTCGATATTTTTTTGTTTGTTGAAATAATCTTCTGCTTGATCAGCTGCTTTTAACGAATCATCCAACGTTTGTCCTGGTTTTGGATTGTACGTGACATACAGTGTTTTTTCTCCTTCTTGATTCAAGAAGTTGACACCAATTGTTGGTACAAGTGCAAAACTTCCGATCAATAGTAGGACGGATAGTCCAAAGACGATGAATTTATGGTTCAACGACCAATTCAGCATACGACGATAACCGTTCGCTAACTTCCCACCTTCTTCTTTTTCTGGTTTTGGTGCCTTACCGCGCTTAAAGAGCGAGTCCGCAAACATCGGAACGACCGTGACCGCTACGATCAAGGACGCAAATAGTGCAAAGACGACTGTCAATGCGAACGGTAAGAAGAGTTCTCCGAC contains:
- the ung gene encoding uracil-DNA glycosylase: MHPSWQTVLKEEKEKPYFQELWAFLKEAYQTTTVYPPKERIFHAFDAVAPEDVRCVILGQDPYHGPRQANGLSFSVHDGVPIPPSLRNMYKELVADIGCPAPTSGNLEAWSRQGVFLLNTSLTVEEGKAGSHAKKGWASFTDRVIEVLGTQTQPIVFILWGNHAKSKKVLIDTNRHLVLEAVHPSPLSASRGFFGSKPYSQTNAWLKEQGREPIDWCLS
- a CDS encoding WecB/TagA/CpsF family glycosyltransferase, which translates into the protein MIQTKQLFGLPFVDATPSQWYTHIKTILHDRGKAFLVTANPELVLRALREPSYEAILRQATFITPDGIGVTAASKRMGAPLTATLPGIETARELLRTADALKKRVFLLGGRPEVMKSLIHQLSIRFPNIRFVGTFHGFGKTEEATQAIAEAQADLILVALGAPKQEEWIASVYDQVDHGIFIGVGGAFDVWSGHSKRAPKLFRRLKLEWLYRISTHPRGFEKLKDLLLFLTLVLRKKSTLS
- a CDS encoding NAD(P)H-dependent oxidoreductase, whose translation is MTKLLYVTVNPKATEHSFSLQVGEAFLESYKAANPSAEVEVLDLYNETVQEIDTDVLSAWGKFATGEELTEVEIAKVGTMTKHLEQYMEADEYVFVTPMWNFSFPARLKMYIDSVLLAGKTFAYTAEGPKGLMEGKKALHIQATGGVYTGSGLNFGDDYLRQALAFTGVTDYDALFIEGMAMNPEKAEEIKEAAIAKAKELGRSFSTVNA
- a CDS encoding MarR family winged helix-turn-helix transcriptional regulator, which gives rise to MESTDSKLALKMLVVLSRTMHAVTEQVKADIKTHQLNLSEFGVLELLYHKGDTPLQQIGDKILLTSGSVTYVVDKLEKRGLIARKSCATDRRVTFGTLTEAGRELMEETFPKHEAFLADLFKDLSVSEKEQLIDQLKRIGLRAEHYTPLENA
- a CDS encoding LacI family DNA-binding transcriptional regulator translates to MTNIRDLAREANVSVTTVSRVLNDHPYVANEKRQAVREAIVKLGYIRNQTAVHLSTGMTKTVGVMLPFVDHPYHAAILQGIAQAAFDASYRFLTWQTNYLETREQLALDALAQQEIDALIVVSHSLPLSAILPYERYGPIVFCEHHEDVAAVYIDHYTAFQQGLAHLRQQGHTSIGICLGRPDSTNSLARKHAYQEVVSDAFVYELTLTIEDGANVARRWMQQKQRPSAILTASDHVAAGLILELRKQGYQVPGDLSVIGFDGSELAEVLSMTTIAIPYATIGRHAFQLTVRNDINIRPQIEVPSTFIAGTTVLPYT
- a CDS encoding C40 family peptidase, whose translation is MKTVTRVLLTLTLLISSWTLVPSSTQAATSKKVTISVDVLNIRAKATASSKRVGQLKLGQSVAVSGKVKDWYQIRHQGKTAYIASMYTKAYNAKATKGLSKTGSTIVSVAEGLKGRPYVFGATGPVSFDCSGFTRYVYQALGKSLPRTAAAQYSSTKRTAPGAGDLVFFTHGSGIQHVGIAVDGSTMINANSYYGRVVKESFRGGYWGSRYVAAGAL
- a CDS encoding efflux RND transporter permease subunit; this encodes MKKIIQFSVNNKFALWLMTIIITVAGIYAGTSMKLETLPDITTPTVSVTTIYPGATPEQVLDEVSRELESKVENLPGVDTVRSTSFQNASNLQIDYNFSTDMEEAEQKVKEALSNVELPEGVQEPQVSRISFDAFPVIGFAVSDKERSLSELTKLVENELQPKLEGIEGAQTVQVAGQEIRRIEIRFDEKKLERYGLTEENAKQLIQANDSRLALGLYELGDKEQAVVLDGKATTVKELKDLRLPYTPPAANTPEAGQAGQAGQAGQAGQAGQAGQAPSATGEAEAASQTTPSTGATSGQATQAPTQVPTVTLSQVATIEDKGIEESISRSNGERSIGVQVTKSQDANTVDVVNGVKQTIKDFEKENGSVNASVTLDQGKPIEESVSTMISKALIGALFAIVIILLFLRNIKSTIIAVISIPLSLLMAILVLKQMDISLNIMTLGAMTVAIGRVVDDSIVVIENIYRRLTDPTEKLKGKELIISATREVFIPIASSTVVTIAVFLPLGFVTGFVGELFLPFALTVVFALFASLIVAVTVVPMFADSLFKRGKAPKPEKEEGGKLANGYRRMLNWSLNHKFIVFGLSVLLLIGSFALVPTIGVNFLNQEGEKTLYVTYNPKPGQTLDDSLKAADQAEDYFNKQKNIDNLQFTVGGENPLNPGNTKQGVFIVQYDPDTEDFADVKQTAIKQLNADIPTGEWKEQDFSGGAASSGVSYSIFANNIEDLEKVTPKFVDAIEGETKYVRKVTTDLKEAYTQYTFEVDQQKAAEFGVSTAQLAQGIANVQGEEKPLSTIKVDGKELDVIVPNEQTTYDSIRDLEETDVVTPLGVRKLSDFVEVKKGTTPDSLNERDGKLVATVTAELKTDKATEASQAIEKSVKNIDRPTGVSYEQGGVTEQIQESFTQLGLAMAAAVAIVYLVLVITFGGALTPLVILFSLPFAIIGGLVALLITGETISVSSLIGALMLIGIVVTNAIVLIDRVIHKEAEGLSTRQALLDAAGTRLRPILMTALATIGALAPLALGLEGGALISKGLGVTVIGGLTSSTLLTLLIVPIVYEFLARFRKKKSIDS